Sequence from the Microbacterium sp. 1.5R genome:
CGCTCTCGGGGCGCGCTGCACGAATTCTTCGTTCAAACTCGTCCATCGCTGATCGCCTCCTCGTCATGAATGTCTTGTTCGCGTGGAAGCAGATGTCTGAATCGCTCGCGAGCACGCATCAGACGAATCCGCACTGCGATCGCACTGATGCCGAGAATCGCTGCGATCTCGACTCGCGAGAGTTCCTCCCAATAGGCCATGTACAAGAGCTCGCGGTCGGCCTCCGGCAACCTGCGAAGAGCTCGTCGCACCTCGATGGCGTCGTCCGCCGCTGACCCGAAACTGTCATCCACGGTGAGGATCGGACCGGCGTCGGAGACGAAAGAGCCGAGGCGTCCTTGACGCCGGTACTCGTTGCCGATCACGTTGCGAAGAGTCGTATACAACCACGGCAGGGTTATCGCTGCGCCATCGTCATGCCGAGCCCAAGCGACGCGGAACACCTCGGCCGTCACGTCTTCGGCGTCGGCAGTCCCGCCGAGACGCTGCTGAGCCACGGTCAAGATCAACCGATAGTGCTTCCGATAGAAATCCGGGAACTGATCCAACCGCGTGCCCCCTTCCGCAGCTCTCCTGAACCATCTATTTCCGCACACGGCCGATGTGTTTCACATTCTGTTACGGATCTTCGGGCGGGTGGAATATATCCGTTTCTTGGAAACGAACGCCATCACTTCGGAAACAACCCATGTAGCGGGGAACTCCGCGTTCTGGTTCGGAAGGAATGACAATGAAGACATCACTTGAAGTCAGAAGAGGTCGCAGAAGAATCGCCATGACTCTGATCGCACTGGCAGCTCCGCTGATCGCATTGTTCGGGTTCGCGGCGCCTGCCAGCGCCGCCCCGAGCTACTGCAGTCTCGGCAGGGCCTGCGTCTGGGACGATCCGGACTTCAACACGAACGGCAGCTATGCGGGCGTGCTGTGGTTCGAGTACTACGTCACGCCGATGTCGAGCTACAACTACGCCGGAACCTCAGTGAACGCTGGCAACACAGCAGACTCATGGTTCAACAACGGTCGGTACTCGGTCGCGTGTTTCTACGACACCGCCACCGGCGGTTACGGCGGGTCCTCGGTCTGCCTCAACACGAACCAGGGCGACGGCAACATTGAGAACAGCTCCGGAATCGTCCAGGGTCTTGCCTGGGACCCCAACGCCGCAAAGTTCGTCTGACTATCATGAGGCGACCCAGGCAGGTCATACTCGCTCGCCGGGCCGTCGGCACCATCGTCGTGGCCGCCACCGTCAGCGTGGCGGCCGCGTGTGCGCCCGCCGCCACGGATCAGCACCCAAACGCCTTGTATACAGAGGGCAAGGACATCGCTCGATGGAGGCTCCCCTTGGATCCCTATCTCCTCTCAGATCTGCAGTTAACGAAGGCGGCATACGCCGCAGCGCTCACCGTCAATGACTGCCTCGCCGACAAAGGGATCGACGATCCCGTTCCATACGTGGACATCGACGCCGCGTATGGCTCCGACGTCACAGTTCGGAAATGGTTCGATCTGAAGATCGCTCAGACGCACGGCTACCACGAGCCTTCGCAGCAGCGCCCCGCCGGCCTCGAGGCGTGGGACGACTTCCAGCGTCAAGCGTCGACGCCGTCCGAGGACGAGGCGTTCTTGGCGTGTCGTGACGACCCTGCCACCGTCAGCCCTGGATACAGCAACACCCTGATGAACTTCACATCGGGTCTGGCCGCCGCGGCGTATTCCGGAGCGAGCAAGGACCCCGCTGTTCTCGAGTCCGCTGCCGCGTGGAACGCCTGCATGGCCGATGTGGGCATCGAAGACCTCCCGTTGACCCCGATCGAGATGCCCAGCGAGTCCGTTCGTCAGCGCCTTGGGCTGGGCGCGAGCATCGACGGCCCCATCACGGAGCCCACCGGTGAAGAGATCGACCTGGCGACCACCGACGCCGAGTGCCGAGACTCGTCGGGCTTCACCAAAGCGTTCTACGACGCTCTGTGGACCCGGGAGAGCTCGATGCTTGAAGACAACGAAGCGGCACTCGTGGACGCCGGCGCCGAGATCGAGAGCATAACGTCGGAGATCGACGACATCATCGCGGAGTCGCGAGCACGATGACGCGCGTCGGTGAGAGTACGTCCTTGGAGGATCTCCTCAGCCCTGCCGGGCCCACAGACCCCCTTCGGCCAGATGGGCGCACTCTTGGTCGAAGGGCACCTGGCCGACGCGCGATGCTGGTGATGGTTGTCGCGGTTACCAGTGCGGCTCTGCTTGCTGGCGGATGGGCGGTCGCGTCGGCGTTCCGCTCCCCCAGCCAGATCGCCAGTGACGCCGCAGCGCCGCCGCCTTCAGGGATCACAGCGCCCGTGGAACAAGGAATCCTCGCCGAGACCCTGACGGTGCAGGGTGAGGTGCGGGCAGGTGATCAGACGTCGACCAGTCTGGCTGCCCCTGGAGAGGGCGGTGTTGCAGTCGTGACCGACGCGCCTGTTGCGATCGGCTCTCAGGTCTCGGCCGGCCAGGTGCTCCTCGAGATCAACGCCCAGCCGACCTTCGCCCTACCTGGCGCGTTTCCGTTCTTCCGCGATCTGCGCACCGGCGACACCGGGCGCGACGTCGAGCAGCTGCAGCACGCGTTGACCGCCGCCGGATACTCCACGACGGCAGATGGGATCTTCGGCCCGGGAACAGAGCGTTCACTCACCAGCCTCTACGCCGACCATGGCTACAAGGTCCCCCTAGAAGCGGCAATCGCAGCCGAGGACAGCTCTGTTGTGGCCAAGGAAGCCCCGGCGCCCTCGCAAGAGCCCGCTACTCCCTCGGACTCCGCCACCCCGGGAGTCCAGCCGGTCCCAGTAGCCCCGTCGGTGCCTGTCGCTCCAACAGTGCCGAAGATGCAAGCCGTCGCCAGGTCGAGCGCGTTCGTGGTGACCTCGGCTCTACCAGCTGCTGTCGTCGCGGCGCCAGGTGTCGGTTCGCTGCCCGATGATGCAGCGGTCGTCTTCGCCCAAGGATCTCCCATCGCCTCAGCTACCGTGATCGCAGCCACCGCGGCCCAGCTCGAAGTCGGCTTCGAGGCGAAAGCGACGATCGCAGGGACCGAAGTCCACCTCGTCCTGCAGAACATCGGAGTGGCCGACGAGGAAGGTCTGGTTCCGATCACCTTCGTGACAGCCGACTCTGGCGACCCTGGCACTGCACCCATCCCGGACTCGTCCGTCGGAGAGAAGCCCGTACTCGTGGTGACCCGCAGCGTGGTCGCGAGGGATGCTCTCCTCGTTCCGAGTCGTGCTGTCGCCTCCCGCGGCTCGAGTCGATACGTTCTGCGCCAAAACTCCGACGGTGATTTCCAGGAGGTGCCGGTAAAGGAGATCGGCGAGCTGAACGGCCTCAGCGCCATTGAGATCCTGAACGACGAGAAGCTGAAGCCAGGCGAACAAGTGAGAGTCCAGTAGTGCCCGGGCTGACCCTTCGAGATATCACCAAGCGCTACGGCACCCGCCAGTCTTCAGTAGACGCGCTGCGCGGCGTCGACCTGGAGATCCCTCAAGGCAGCTACATCGCCATCCTGGGTGAATCGGGTAGTGGCAAGTCGACACTGCTCAACATCCTTGGGCTGCTCGATGCTCCGTCGACGGGAAATTACCTGATCGATAGTCAGGACGTTGCCGCACTGAAAGAACGCGCAGCATGCGCCCACCGCTCTGAGACATTCGCTTTCGTCTTCCAGGCCTTCCACCTCCTCGACCGCCGATCAGTCGTCGAGAACGTGGAACTGTCGATGCACTATCGCGGTGTAGACGCCACCAGGATGAGGACGCGAGCCCTTGCGGCGCTCGCTGACGTGGGAATCCCAGACCTTGCCGATGCGAAGCCACGCCAGCTGTCCGGCGGACAACGTCAACGCGTAGCGATCGCTCGGGCGCTCGCGTCCGGGGCGCCCATCATCGTGGCAGATGAGCCCACAGGCAACCTTGACTCGAGCACCACTGAAGCGGTCATGACGAGCTTCGAGAACCTCCGTCATCATGGCGCGACGCTGGTCCTCGTAACCCACTCGGAACAGATCGCCCAGCATGCTGACCGACAGATCCATGTCGTGGACGGCAAAGTTCAGGAGCGCACCGAAGATGGCTGCACCGAGAGACTTCCTCTCATCAGGCCCCGCGAAGAACCCAAAACGCCGGGGAAGGCGTCCACTGTGCGGCCAGCAGCTGCAGTCAGAGACGCCGCTGCGAACATGCTGAGCCGCCCCGGGCGCGCTGCCGGACTCATCGCAGCGATCGCGGTCGCTGCGACCCTGTTCGTGGCGACCCTGGGACTTTCAGCCACAGCACAGCAGCAAGTCTCCGAGAGCTTCGATGCCGTCAAGAGTCGCGACGTCACCGCTACCGTCTCCGGCGATGGCGTCTCAGCGACGATCGAAACCGGCATCCCGGATGCTGCTAGGTCCTTGGCGGAACTGAATGGCTCAGCCTCCGTGGCCATCCTCGAGGATCTCGGCACGGCGAGCGTGCGCGTGGGCGCCCCACGCGATGCAGTGGACACATCCACATACGCGAGCTACGGAGACATCAGGACTGCGCTACGCCTCGACATCGACTGGACGGATGCGCCAGTGGCGTCGCTCGCTTCGAACCAGGTGCTCGTCGGTGAGTATCTGGCCGAGGGCATCGGGATGGCCCCGGTCGATCTGGCTCCGACCATCGAGATCGCCGGCCGGACCCTCGTCGTCGTGGGAGTTATCACTGATTCTCCTCGCGCGCCCGGTCTGCTCGGCAAGGCCGTGATCGGAGGCGGCGAGAGCCCTGAGAGCGCGAACCTTCCGACGAGCACGGTTACGGCCTATGTCGTCACCGAACTTGGTGCCGCTGCAAGCATTGCGGAGGAAGCGCCGCTGGTGCTCGACCCTGTTCAGCCGGAACGCGTCGATGTCGCATCCCCCCCGCCAGCGGACTCACTGCGCGCGAACGTGGAGGCGAGCGTCGCGCTGAGTCTGGCGTTGCTTACGATCGTGACCGGACTCGCTGCTGCGGCCTCAGTGACGATCGCCACCCTCTCGGCCGTCGCCGAACGACGCAACGAGATCGGACTACGGCGTGCGATCGGAGCGCGCAAGAGCCACATCGCGACGATGCTGCTGCTCGAATCCTTGCTTATCGGATTGTTCGGCAGTCTCCTCGGCATCGTCACTGGGATGGCCGCAGTACTCGCTGTGACGATCGCGCAGAGATGGACACCGGTCTTCGACCCCGTCCTCGCTCTCGCCGCCCTCGGAGCTGGAATCGCCATCGCCGCTCTCGGCGCGATCGCTGGAGCAGTTCGCGCCAACCGCATTGTTCCCGCAGACGCACTGCGGTCGTGATCGCGACGGCGAGCTGGACATACGTGAACGATCCGATCGGCGTCTCCGACCGCCGAATGAGATAGGCCTCGTTGGCGCGGGTCCTCCCGGAACCGAATGCCGTGGGCCAGCATGCGCGCGTGCTGCTGCTCGAAATCATCGGTCTCGAGAGAGAACGCGACGTCGCCAGCGGCTTGGCGGCCAGCTCGCAGGGGTTCCCGCACCATGCCGTCATCGCACGATCAGGAGTTGCCGGGTCTCTGATCGGCAGTGCCGGTCCACTCGAACGATGCCGAATGCTGAGAGCCCCGTAGCTGATGCTGCGGGGCTCTCGTGCGCGCGGGGGGGCGGATTCCGTCGACGCTAGACCAGGCTCTTGGTGTGCTCGACGGTCTACGTGTTTCCAGGCTCGGTCAGGTCACCCGTGGCCATGCAGAGCTGCATCGCCGGAAGCACGACGTCGACGATC
This genomic interval carries:
- a CDS encoding RNA polymerase sigma factor; amino-acid sequence: MDQFPDFYRKHYRLILTVAQQRLGGTADAEDVTAEVFRVAWARHDDGAAITLPWLYTTLRNVIGNEYRRQGRLGSFVSDAGPILTVDDSFGSAADDAIEVRRALRRLPEADRELLYMAYWEELSRVEIAAILGISAIAVRIRLMRARERFRHLLPREQDIHDEEAISDGRV
- a CDS encoding ABC transporter ATP-binding protein/permease; protein product: MPGLTLRDITKRYGTRQSSVDALRGVDLEIPQGSYIAILGESGSGKSTLLNILGLLDAPSTGNYLIDSQDVAALKERAACAHRSETFAFVFQAFHLLDRRSVVENVELSMHYRGVDATRMRTRALAALADVGIPDLADAKPRQLSGGQRQRVAIARALASGAPIIVADEPTGNLDSSTTEAVMTSFENLRHHGATLVLVTHSEQIAQHADRQIHVVDGKVQERTEDGCTERLPLIRPREEPKTPGKASTVRPAAAVRDAAANMLSRPGRAAGLIAAIAVAATLFVATLGLSATAQQQVSESFDAVKSRDVTATVSGDGVSATIETGIPDAARSLAELNGSASVAILEDLGTASVRVGAPRDAVDTSTYASYGDIRTALRLDIDWTDAPVASLASNQVLVGEYLAEGIGMAPVDLAPTIEIAGRTLVVVGVITDSPRAPGLLGKAVIGGGESPESANLPTSTVTAYVVTELGAAASIAEEAPLVLDPVQPERVDVASPPPADSLRANVEASVALSLALLTIVTGLAAAASVTIATLSAVAERRNEIGLRRAIGARKSHIATMLLLESLLIGLFGSLLGIVTGMAAVLAVTIAQRWTPVFDPVLALAALGAGIAIAALGAIAGAVRANRIVPADALRS
- a CDS encoding peptidoglycan-binding domain-containing protein, whose translation is MLVMVVAVTSAALLAGGWAVASAFRSPSQIASDAAAPPPSGITAPVEQGILAETLTVQGEVRAGDQTSTSLAAPGEGGVAVVTDAPVAIGSQVSAGQVLLEINAQPTFALPGAFPFFRDLRTGDTGRDVEQLQHALTAAGYSTTADGIFGPGTERSLTSLYADHGYKVPLEAAIAAEDSSVVAKEAPAPSQEPATPSDSATPGVQPVPVAPSVPVAPTVPKMQAVARSSAFVVTSALPAAVVAAPGVGSLPDDAAVVFAQGSPIASATVIAATAAQLEVGFEAKATIAGTEVHLVLQNIGVADEEGLVPITFVTADSGDPGTAPIPDSSVGEKPVLVVTRSVVARDALLVPSRAVASRGSSRYVLRQNSDGDFQEVPVKEIGELNGLSAIEILNDEKLKPGEQVRVQ
- a CDS encoding peptidase inhibitor family I36 protein — translated: MTLIALAAPLIALFGFAAPASAAPSYCSLGRACVWDDPDFNTNGSYAGVLWFEYYVTPMSSYNYAGTSVNAGNTADSWFNNGRYSVACFYDTATGGYGGSSVCLNTNQGDGNIENSSGIVQGLAWDPNAAKFV